A single Pseudomonas sp. HN11 DNA region contains:
- a CDS encoding recombinase family protein: MKSHLYLRASTKDQDALRAKASLESFASEKGLTIAGIYSEHISGTTLDRPQLMRLLDAAQSGECIVCESVDRLSRLSQTDWETLKAKIKAKGLRLVIADLPTSHMVIEDKGITGQIMEVINSMLLDLMATMARLDQEKRVERIKQGLENKRLADPNWTPTGKGKNVEKWAKVQSLMAKHPTMSADDIAKLADVGIATVYRIKRVTPSSH, from the coding sequence TTGAAGTCACACCTATATCTCAGAGCCAGCACTAAAGACCAAGACGCACTACGTGCCAAGGCAAGCCTTGAATCATTCGCAAGCGAGAAGGGCCTCACCATTGCTGGCATCTACTCCGAACACATCAGTGGTACTACGCTAGATCGTCCACAGTTGATGCGATTGCTGGATGCAGCACAATCCGGTGAATGCATTGTCTGTGAAAGTGTTGACCGTTTAAGCCGCCTATCCCAAACGGATTGGGAAACACTGAAAGCCAAGATCAAAGCAAAAGGTCTACGTCTCGTCATTGCAGACCTGCCTACAAGCCACATGGTAATTGAAGACAAGGGAATTACCGGCCAGATAATGGAAGTCATCAACAGTATGCTGTTAGACCTAATGGCGACGATGGCGCGTCTTGATCAAGAAAAACGTGTTGAACGGATCAAGCAAGGATTGGAAAACAAACGCCTTGCAGACCCGAACTGGACGCCTACAGGGAAAGGCAAGAACGTAGAGAAGTGGGCAAAGGTACAGTCATTGATGGCTAAACATCCAACAATGTCGGCTGATGACATCGCCAAACTCGCGGACGTAGGGATTGCGACCGTATACCGGATCAAACGCGTTACACCGAGCTCGCATTAA
- the miaE gene encoding tRNA isopentenyl-2-thiomethyl-A-37 hydroxylase MiaE: MNLPEIHEFLGCRTPDAWVQAALADQDTLLIDHKNCEKKAAIQLRNVRNLDAA; the protein is encoded by the coding sequence ATGAACCTGCCCGAAATCCACGAATTCCTCGGTTGCCGCACGCCTGACGCCTGGGTCCAGGCTGCGCTGGCCGATCAGGACACCTTGCTGATCGACCATAAGAACTGCGAGAAAAAGGCGGCAATACAACTACGAAATGTGAGAAATCTCGATGCTGCCTGA
- a CDS encoding SIR2 family protein — protein MSGFAHCPYRQSSLLQQALAPNKMRIAFLLGAGCPMSIRVDAGNGNTAPLIPDIAGLTSLVATTLTADAELSADYTALIGRFGVGASPNIEEILSHLRALIDVVRDGDINGLTKPKLQALDKRICELTAGVVGVPLPGEGTPYHKLAAWMSGIARAHAVEVFTPNYDLLMEQALESHKVPYFDGFVGAREAFFDLSSMETDILPARWARVWKLHGSINWWRTPENDVIRKNNGDGADRQMIYPSHLKYDQSRRLPYLAMLDRLRDFLGRGQAILVCCGYSFADQHLNEVIMNGLRSNPTAMCFGLLYGARSQYSEAILCATRQPNLSILAEDGAVLGTLNRNWNATSQDSHSLHGVAVSSVTENDIEQCKFGLGDFKKLGQFLAHQLNQSSDVGTNHEA, from the coding sequence ATGTCAGGCTTTGCTCACTGCCCCTATCGACAGTCGTCCCTTCTACAGCAAGCCCTTGCACCAAATAAAATGCGTATTGCATTTTTGTTGGGGGCTGGCTGCCCAATGTCTATTCGCGTTGATGCTGGTAATGGAAACACCGCTCCCCTGATTCCCGACATTGCAGGTTTGACCTCCTTGGTAGCAACCACCCTTACGGCTGATGCGGAGCTTAGCGCTGATTACACAGCACTAATTGGACGTTTCGGTGTTGGGGCATCCCCGAATATTGAAGAGATTCTCAGCCATTTGCGAGCGCTCATTGATGTTGTTAGGGACGGTGATATCAATGGATTGACCAAGCCGAAGCTACAGGCCTTGGATAAGCGAATCTGCGAACTTACCGCAGGTGTGGTGGGCGTCCCACTTCCAGGTGAAGGAACGCCCTATCACAAGCTTGCTGCATGGATGAGTGGTATTGCTAGGGCGCATGCTGTTGAGGTTTTTACCCCAAACTATGACTTGCTAATGGAGCAGGCATTAGAGTCGCATAAAGTTCCGTATTTCGATGGTTTTGTAGGCGCGCGTGAAGCATTTTTCGATCTTTCTTCAATGGAAACAGATATCTTGCCTGCGCGTTGGGCTCGGGTGTGGAAGTTACATGGGTCGATAAATTGGTGGCGCACACCTGAAAATGACGTTATTCGCAAGAATAATGGTGATGGTGCGGATCGCCAGATGATCTATCCGTCACATTTGAAATATGACCAGAGTCGTCGTCTTCCTTACTTGGCAATGCTTGATCGATTACGGGACTTCCTGGGGCGAGGACAGGCGATATTAGTTTGTTGTGGATACTCGTTCGCGGACCAGCATCTCAATGAGGTGATCATGAATGGCTTACGTAGTAACCCTACAGCCATGTGCTTCGGTTTACTTTATGGGGCCCGTAGTCAATATTCTGAAGCAATCCTGTGCGCGACGCGGCAACCTAACCTAAGTATTCTTGCCGAAGATGGCGCGGTCCTGGGAACGTTGAACCGGAACTGGAATGCCACGTCACAGGATAGCCATTCATTACATGGCGTAGCTGTCAGCAGCGTAACTGAAAACGACATAGAGCAATGCAAGTTCGGGTTAGGTGATTTCAAAAAGCTAGGGCAGTTTCTCGCCCATCAACTCAATCAGAGTTCCGATGTGGGCACCAATCATGAAGCGTGA
- a CDS encoding KTSC domain-containing protein encodes MIDFFESPESSTIARVGFDDESLILIIEFKTTGTYHYFDVPQHVFEAMRAAPSRGQFLAQNVKKQFRYSRA; translated from the coding sequence ATGATTGATTTTTTTGAAAGTCCAGAGTCATCAACGATAGCAAGAGTTGGTTTTGATGATGAATCACTGATCCTAATTATCGAGTTCAAAACAACGGGGACGTATCATTATTTTGATGTGCCCCAGCATGTTTTTGAAGCGATGCGGGCTGCACCATCCAGAGGCCAATTTCTTGCTCAGAATGTGAAGAAACAATTTCGCTATTCACGAGCCTGA
- a CDS encoding exonuclease domain-containing protein produces MDFTVIDVETANPNLASICQVGIAVFRAGQLHETWSSFVNPNDYFHPMNVSVHGIDESMVSSAPSWSDVYDQILPFVTGQIVASHMPFDRTATLRACQNADLPHFDCSWLDTAKVARRAWSEFSRSGYGLKNLASFFEIPFEHHDALEDARAAGEILLRAIAHTGSTASEWCSLVNMPLSALNAVEGLSVNQDGVLAGNVVVFTGALSIPRQDASAMAAEGGCEIGLGVTKQTTLLVVGDQDITRLAGKNKSSKHLKAEQLISKGQKIRILGESDFQALLRPS; encoded by the coding sequence ATGGATTTCACAGTCATCGACGTTGAGACCGCAAACCCCAATCTTGCCAGCATCTGTCAGGTGGGAATTGCCGTATTTCGAGCAGGTCAATTGCACGAAACATGGAGTTCGTTTGTTAATCCGAACGATTACTTTCACCCGATGAACGTTTCTGTGCATGGAATTGACGAATCGATGGTCTCGTCAGCTCCATCTTGGTCCGACGTTTATGATCAGATTTTGCCTTTTGTGACGGGGCAAATCGTGGCTAGCCATATGCCGTTTGATCGCACAGCGACACTGCGAGCGTGTCAAAATGCGGACTTGCCCCATTTTGATTGTTCTTGGCTTGACACCGCGAAGGTTGCCCGCCGAGCATGGTCCGAGTTCTCCCGGTCGGGCTACGGATTGAAGAATCTTGCGTCCTTTTTTGAAATTCCTTTCGAGCATCATGATGCCCTAGAAGATGCGCGTGCTGCGGGGGAGATATTGCTTCGTGCAATCGCTCATACCGGGTCCACGGCTTCGGAGTGGTGCTCGCTCGTCAACATGCCGCTGTCTGCACTGAATGCAGTAGAAGGGCTATCGGTCAATCAAGACGGTGTCTTAGCAGGGAACGTCGTAGTGTTTACTGGAGCACTGTCCATCCCGCGCCAAGACGCGTCTGCCATGGCCGCAGAAGGTGGTTGCGAGATCGGCCTGGGAGTTACGAAGCAAACCACGCTACTGGTAGTTGGTGATCAAGACATCACCCGATTGGCCGGGAAAAATAAGAGCTCAAAACACCTCAAAGCCGAACAACTAATTTCAAAGGGGCAAAAAATTCGCATCTTGGGTGAAAGCGACTTTCAGGCGTTACTGCGGCCATCGTGA
- a CDS encoding ATP-binding protein translates to MKRDPTFIGIVQDVFGSSVTVELNDDTATGLGFVGGEGYRIGQVGSFVRIPLGFVDLYGVVSQVGAGAAPDSGDDKRAYGNRWIKVQMVGEGQRGGRFERGISQHPTVDDRVHVVTHADLAAIYGAVDPQDYVPIGHLASAEAIPALVNINRLITRHSAVVGTTGSGKSTTVAGLLNALSDPSRYPAARILVLDIHGEYAKALSNRSTVFRVSADSAQNETALNIPFWALSFDELVPFAFGRLNDAQASAVTDAIVELKREALLNYPRTGVELEDVTADTPVPFCIHKLWFELHRREHHTLIPRPGAAAGEVEHAYVLDNTGHPQELGDAMSVRPPLYRTVKTTGAADERVQLGSGTIGIRAQLASLASKLRDPRLAFLFRPGDWAPALDGHVVKDVDELLRDWIGSDRPVSILDLSGIPSNILSDLIGAMLRVLYDAIFWARNLPEGGRERPLLLVLEEAHAYLSRENEGSASAVVRRIAKEGRKYGVGMMLVSQRPAEIDTTILSQCGTLFALRLANDSDRGHIASAAADNLKGLFEMLPVLRTGEAIVVGEAVSLPIRALITPPPIGQRPDSVDPKVVVRQVNDQGSQLFEGPGGWAQEVGVSDYSILVKQWRKQSSRYEHEPAIVVAPQGNEGVEPTDD, encoded by the coding sequence ATGAAGCGTGATCCTACCTTCATAGGTATTGTCCAAGATGTATTTGGGTCTTCAGTAACAGTTGAACTGAATGATGATACAGCCACAGGGCTAGGTTTTGTCGGTGGTGAAGGGTATCGAATTGGTCAAGTCGGTAGTTTTGTGCGGATTCCTTTGGGGTTTGTTGACCTCTACGGCGTCGTTTCTCAAGTAGGTGCAGGAGCAGCACCCGATTCAGGCGATGATAAGCGGGCTTACGGAAACCGTTGGATCAAGGTTCAGATGGTTGGTGAGGGACAGCGTGGTGGTCGATTTGAACGTGGTATCTCACAACATCCAACAGTTGATGACCGTGTCCACGTGGTAACTCACGCAGACTTGGCAGCCATCTACGGGGCTGTCGATCCGCAAGACTACGTTCCGATAGGACACCTTGCTAGTGCAGAAGCAATTCCGGCTTTAGTGAATATCAATCGCCTGATAACTAGGCATAGTGCAGTGGTGGGCACAACAGGGTCAGGCAAATCAACAACAGTCGCCGGGCTATTAAATGCGCTTTCAGACCCGTCGAGATATCCTGCTGCACGAATTTTAGTCTTGGATATACATGGGGAATACGCGAAAGCGCTTTCAAATAGGTCTACCGTTTTTAGGGTCTCTGCTGATTCAGCACAAAATGAGACAGCGTTGAATATCCCGTTTTGGGCATTGAGTTTTGATGAGCTAGTACCGTTCGCATTTGGGCGGTTAAATGATGCCCAAGCTTCTGCTGTAACAGACGCAATCGTCGAGCTGAAGCGTGAAGCATTGTTGAATTATCCTCGTACTGGAGTAGAACTTGAGGATGTTACAGCCGACACTCCGGTCCCGTTCTGCATTCATAAATTATGGTTTGAACTTCATCGCCGTGAACACCACACGCTTATTCCAAGGCCGGGCGCGGCGGCAGGCGAGGTCGAGCATGCATACGTTCTAGACAATACTGGGCACCCGCAGGAGTTGGGTGACGCGATGAGCGTGCGTCCGCCGCTCTACAGAACTGTTAAAACTACAGGGGCCGCTGATGAACGTGTCCAACTAGGCTCGGGAACAATTGGGATACGTGCCCAACTTGCTTCTTTAGCATCCAAGCTGCGTGATCCCAGATTGGCATTTTTGTTTCGGCCCGGTGATTGGGCTCCCGCACTAGATGGTCATGTGGTCAAGGACGTCGATGAATTATTACGCGACTGGATCGGCTCTGATCGACCGGTTTCAATTCTTGACCTATCGGGAATTCCGTCGAACATTCTAAGTGATCTGATTGGCGCAATGCTTAGGGTATTATATGACGCAATCTTTTGGGCTCGAAACTTACCGGAAGGTGGGCGAGAACGTCCACTATTGCTCGTGCTGGAAGAGGCCCATGCGTACCTATCACGCGAAAATGAAGGTTCTGCTTCAGCAGTTGTAAGGCGCATTGCAAAAGAGGGTCGAAAGTATGGCGTCGGTATGATGCTAGTTAGCCAGCGTCCAGCAGAGATCGATACGACTATTCTCTCTCAATGTGGAACGTTGTTCGCGCTCCGACTGGCGAATGATAGTGATCGTGGACATATAGCCAGTGCCGCAGCGGATAACCTGAAAGGCTTGTTCGAGATGTTGCCCGTGCTACGTACGGGGGAAGCAATTGTGGTCGGTGAAGCTGTAAGCCTGCCAATCCGAGCATTGATTACGCCGCCACCGATTGGGCAGAGACCCGACAGCGTCGACCCGAAGGTAGTAGTTAGGCAAGTTAATGATCAGGGCAGTCAGCTTTTTGAAGGGCCTGGAGGTTGGGCCCAAGAAGTGGGTGTATCTGATTACTCTATACTAGTGAAACAGTGGCGAAAACAGTCTTCTCGTTACGAACATGAGCCAGCAATTGTAGTGGCTCCCCAAGGGAATGAAGGAGTGGAACCTACAGATGATTGA
- a CDS encoding TonB family protein, producing MRFALFMFLSTMASVTYAATTDPTAWGQFNTRMHEMLDTTGWHFDQAMDTKQIAKEYQSNQARAQIKFSKPGIYRGRVSKVMMDDQGAFLVIDQGKSAAATVHLAGYQAWPWKTSGSKSEILGIQPFIEFAANFDAGQELFFQCRRVEFGLGIYLRNCLVFPPVVAATKFAPELINEIDIGAAFEDMIKARASEGWSRPPSLQSGLEVELQIALKMDGVVDSVVVTKSSGDTLFDKSAVAALKNIGRLTEMQEMKPSDVNRYRLFTMKLKPADLTL from the coding sequence ATGAGGTTTGCGTTGTTCATGTTTTTGTCAACTATGGCGTCTGTAACATATGCCGCCACAACTGATCCTACTGCATGGGGGCAATTCAATACGCGTATGCATGAAATGTTGGACACCACTGGGTGGCATTTTGATCAGGCGATGGATACGAAGCAAATTGCAAAGGAATATCAATCTAACCAAGCAAGAGCCCAGATTAAATTCAGTAAACCTGGTATATACCGTGGAAGGGTCAGTAAGGTCATGATGGATGACCAAGGGGCCTTCTTGGTTATTGATCAAGGGAAGAGTGCCGCCGCTACTGTGCATTTGGCTGGTTATCAGGCTTGGCCATGGAAAACGTCTGGAAGCAAATCAGAAATTTTAGGAATTCAACCTTTCATTGAATTTGCCGCGAATTTTGATGCGGGACAAGAGTTGTTTTTCCAATGTCGGCGCGTCGAATTTGGTCTGGGAATATACTTGAGAAACTGCTTGGTTTTTCCGCCTGTCGTCGCGGCAACAAAGTTTGCTCCTGAATTAATTAATGAAATAGATATTGGCGCAGCTTTTGAGGATATGATCAAGGCAAGAGCCTCTGAAGGCTGGTCTAGGCCACCATCGTTACAGAGCGGGTTAGAGGTTGAATTGCAAATCGCGCTGAAAATGGACGGTGTGGTTGATTCGGTTGTTGTGACTAAGAGCAGTGGTGACACATTGTTTGACAAGTCTGCCGTAGCCGCATTGAAAAATATTGGTCGCTTGACAGAGATGCAAGAAATGAAACCATCTGACGTCAATCGTTATAGGTTATTCACTATGAAATTAAAGCCAGCTGATTTGACACTTTGA
- a CDS encoding tRNA-(ms[2]io[6]A)-hydroxylase, with product MLPEVHEFLGCRTPDAWVEAALREQDVMLIDHKNCEFKAASTALSMIAKYGAYSDLVIMMSRLAREELVHHEQVLRLMKKRKIEWRPLSASRYASGLRAVVRSHEPVKLVDTLVVGAIIEARSCERFEALVPHLDEELGRFYYGLLKSEARHFQGYLKLAYQYGDAADVDRVIEKVRDVEQNLIQSADTEFRFHSGVPTI from the coding sequence ATGCTGCCTGAAGTCCATGAATTCCTAGGATGCCGGACCCCTGATGCCTGGGTTGAGGCGGCTCTGCGCGAGCAAGACGTGATGCTGATTGATCACAAAAACTGTGAATTCAAAGCCGCAAGCACTGCGCTTAGCATGATTGCCAAGTACGGTGCGTATTCTGATTTGGTCATCATGATGTCCCGGCTCGCTCGTGAAGAACTTGTGCATCATGAGCAGGTTTTGCGGTTGATGAAGAAGCGTAAAATCGAATGGCGACCGTTATCGGCTAGTCGTTATGCATCGGGACTACGTGCGGTGGTAAGAAGCCATGAACCGGTGAAGCTGGTTGATACGTTGGTGGTGGGTGCGATCATCGAGGCGCGTAGCTGTGAGCGGTTTGAAGCGCTCGTGCCGCATTTGGACGAAGAGTTGGGGCGGTTCTATTACGGGTTGCTGAAAAGCGAGGCACGGCATTTTCAGGGCTATCTGAAGCTTGCATACCAGTACGGTGACGCTGCCGATGTAGACAGAGTCATCGAGAAGGTTAGAGATGTAGAGCAAAACTTGATCCAATCTGCGGATACTGAGTTTCGCTTCCATAGCGGGGTTCCTACCATCTAG
- a CDS encoding DUF1289 domain-containing protein has product MSNQTIKTPCVGLCSTVYGDLVCRGCKRFHHEVIQWNGYGEEEKRAVWLRLEQLLVQVMAGKVEVFDPKTLRGQLEQRKIRFVPHQSEYCWAYQLIARGARVINNLEAYGMVLLPEFRDWPLPDLRDAIDREFFILSEAHYQRYIAPGFLKDAFGA; this is encoded by the coding sequence ATGTCCAACCAAACCATCAAGACCCCCTGCGTCGGCCTGTGTTCCACGGTCTACGGCGATCTCGTGTGCCGTGGCTGCAAGCGTTTCCATCACGAAGTGATTCAGTGGAATGGCTATGGCGAAGAGGAAAAGCGCGCGGTCTGGCTACGCTTGGAGCAGCTGTTGGTACAGGTGATGGCCGGCAAGGTGGAGGTTTTCGACCCCAAGACCCTGCGCGGGCAGCTGGAGCAGCGCAAGATCCGCTTCGTGCCGCACCAGTCCGAATACTGCTGGGCCTACCAGTTGATTGCGCGTGGGGCGCGAGTGATCAATAACCTGGAGGCCTATGGCATGGTGCTCTTGCCCGAATTCCGCGACTGGCCCCTGCCGGACCTGCGCGATGCCATCGACCGGGAGTTCTTTATCCTGTCCGAAGCTCATTACCAGCGCTACATCGCGCCGGGGTTCCTCAAGGACGCGTTTGGCGCCTAG
- a CDS encoding helix-turn-helix domain-containing protein — protein sequence MDIGLAFGKVLRQKRKEAGLTQEQLAHDADIQRNYVSLIERGIHYPTIAILFKLANALKCSPSVLISDLENMLDEHP from the coding sequence GTGGATATCGGCTTAGCTTTCGGAAAGGTACTGCGGCAAAAACGCAAGGAAGCTGGACTGACCCAGGAACAGCTTGCACATGATGCTGATATACAGCGTAACTACGTCAGTCTGATAGAACGGGGGATTCACTACCCTACGATTGCGATACTGTTTAAGCTAGCAAACGCCTTGAAGTGCTCCCCCTCTGTATTGATATCCGATTTGGAAAACATGCTTGACGAGCACCCTTAG
- a CDS encoding universal stress protein, translating into MQAIRSILVVVEPEHSESLALKRAKLIAGVTGAHLHLLVCDKKHEHSALLALLKSGLQEDGYSVSTEQAWNASLHETIIDVQQAEGCGLVIKQHFPDSPLKKALLTPADWKLLRYCPTAVLLVKTATPWTGGVILAAIDVGNTDGEHRSLHNSIIDHGFDIAHLAKAQLHVISAHPSPMLSAADPTFQLKETIEARYREQCRAFQAEFDVDDKHLHIEEGPADVLIPHLAHKLRAAVTIIGTVGRTGISGALIGNTAEVVLDTLESDVLVLKPEEVMDRLVEQATKA; encoded by the coding sequence ATGCAAGCCATCCGCAGCATCCTGGTGGTCGTCGAGCCCGAGCATTCAGAAAGCCTGGCCCTCAAGCGTGCCAAGCTGATCGCCGGGGTCACCGGCGCGCACCTGCATTTGCTGGTGTGCGACAAGAAGCATGAGCACTCGGCGTTGTTGGCCCTGCTCAAGTCGGGTTTGCAGGAAGACGGCTACAGCGTCAGCACCGAGCAGGCCTGGAATGCCAGCCTGCATGAAACCATTATCGACGTGCAGCAGGCCGAAGGCTGCGGGCTGGTGATCAAGCAACACTTCCCCGACAGTCCATTGAAAAAGGCGCTGCTGACGCCTGCCGACTGGAAGTTGCTGCGCTATTGCCCCACGGCAGTGTTGCTGGTCAAGACGGCTACGCCGTGGACCGGCGGTGTGATCCTGGCGGCCATCGATGTCGGCAATACCGATGGCGAGCACCGCTCATTGCACAATTCGATCATCGACCATGGCTTTGATATCGCCCACCTGGCCAAGGCGCAATTGCATGTGATCAGCGCCCATCCGTCGCCGATGCTGTCGGCGGCGGACCCGACGTTCCAGCTCAAGGAAACCATCGAAGCGCGCTATCGCGAGCAATGCAGGGCGTTTCAGGCGGAGTTCGATGTGGATGACAAACATCTGCATATCGAGGAAGGACCGGCGGACGTATTGATACCGCATCTCGCCCATAAGCTGCGGGCGGCGGTCACTATCATCGGCACCGTGGGGCGAACCGGCATTTCCGGGGCATTGATCGGCAACACCGCAGAGGTCGTGCTGGATACGCTGGAAAGCGACGTGCTGGTACTCAAGCCTGAAGAAGTGATGGATCGCCTGGTGGAACAGGCCACCAAAGCCTGA
- the acnB gene encoding bifunctional aconitate hydratase 2/2-methylisocitrate dehydratase: MLEAYRKHIEERAALGIVPQPLNAEQTAGLVELLKNPPAGEEEFLVDLITNRIPPGVDEAAYVKAGFLSALAKGEATSPLIDKKRAVELLGTMQGGYNIVTLVELLDDATLAPVAAAQLKHTLLMFDAFHDVAEKARNGNEHAKAVIQSWADGEWFRNRPTLADKISLRVFKVTGETNTDDLSPAPDAWSRPDIPLHALAMLKMAREGIVPDEQGKTGPMKQIEEMRGQGFPIAYVGDVVGTGSSRKSATNSVLWFFGDDVPYVPNKRAGGFCFGSKIAPIFYNTMEDAGALPIEFDVSNMNMGDVIDLYPHAGKVCKHGTDEVITTFEMKTPVLLDEVRAGGRIPLIIGRGLTDKARAELGLGPTDLFKLPEAPVDTGKGFTLAQKMVGKACGLPEGKGVRPGTYCEPKMTTVGSQDTTGPMTRDELKDLACLGFSTDLVMQSFCHTAAYPKPIDVTTHHTLPDFIMTRGGVSLRPGDGIIHSWLNRMLLPDTVGTGGDSHTRFPMGISFPAGSGLVAFAAATGVMPLDMPESILVRFKGKMKPGITLRDLVHAIPYYAIQSGLLTVEKKGKKNAFSGRILEIEGLNDLTLEQAFELSDASAERSAAGCTIKLSKESITEYLNSNITLLRWMIGEGYGDPRTLERRAQAMEAWVKNPELMEADADAEYAEIIEIDLAEINEPILCAPNDPDDARLLSSVAGEKIDEVFIGSCMTNIGHFRAAGKLLEQVKGQLPTRLWLSPPTKMDAHQLTEEGYYGIYGKAGARMEMPGCSLCMGNQARVEPNSTVVSTSTRNFPNRLGDGANVYLASAELAAVASTLGRLPTVEEYMGYAAKLDTMASDVYRYLNFDQIAEFRKIAASANIPVIQA; encoded by the coding sequence GTGCTTGAAGCCTACCGCAAACATATCGAAGAGCGTGCAGCCCTGGGTATCGTTCCCCAGCCGCTTAACGCCGAACAAACCGCAGGCCTGGTCGAGCTGCTGAAAAATCCTCCGGCTGGCGAAGAAGAATTCCTCGTTGACCTGATCACCAACCGCATTCCACCAGGCGTTGACGAAGCTGCCTACGTCAAGGCCGGTTTCCTGTCTGCCCTGGCCAAGGGCGAAGCCACTTCCCCCCTGATCGACAAGAAACGCGCCGTTGAACTGCTTGGCACCATGCAAGGCGGCTACAACATCGTGACCCTGGTCGAGCTGCTGGACGACGCCACACTGGCACCGGTCGCCGCCGCCCAACTCAAGCACACCCTGCTGATGTTCGACGCGTTCCACGACGTGGCTGAAAAAGCCCGTAACGGCAACGAACACGCCAAAGCCGTGATCCAGTCCTGGGCCGACGGCGAATGGTTCCGCAACCGCCCTACCCTGGCCGACAAGATCAGTCTGCGTGTGTTCAAGGTCACCGGCGAAACCAATACCGACGACCTGTCCCCGGCTCCCGATGCCTGGTCCCGTCCCGACATCCCACTGCACGCCCTGGCCATGCTGAAAATGGCCCGTGAAGGCATCGTGCCGGACGAGCAAGGCAAGACCGGCCCGATGAAGCAGATCGAAGAGATGCGCGGCCAAGGCTTCCCGATCGCCTACGTCGGCGACGTGGTCGGTACTGGCTCCTCGCGTAAATCCGCGACCAACTCCGTACTGTGGTTCTTCGGCGACGACGTGCCTTACGTGCCGAACAAGCGCGCCGGCGGCTTCTGCTTCGGCAGCAAGATCGCTCCAATCTTCTACAACACCATGGAAGATGCGGGCGCACTGCCAATCGAGTTCGACGTCAGCAACATGAACATGGGCGACGTGATCGACCTGTACCCGCATGCTGGCAAGGTCTGCAAACACGGCACCGACGAAGTCATCACTACCTTCGAAATGAAGACCCCGGTGCTGTTGGACGAAGTCCGCGCCGGCGGCCGTATCCCGCTGATCATCGGCCGTGGCCTGACCGACAAGGCGCGTGCCGAGCTGGGCCTGGGCCCAACCGATCTGTTCAAGCTGCCAGAAGCGCCTGTCGATACCGGCAAAGGCTTCACCCTGGCACAGAAAATGGTCGGCAAGGCGTGCGGCCTGCCAGAAGGCAAAGGCGTTCGTCCTGGCACCTACTGCGAACCGAAGATGACCACCGTGGGTTCCCAGGACACCACCGGTCCTATGACCCGTGATGAACTGAAAGACCTGGCGTGCCTGGGCTTCTCGACCGATCTGGTGATGCAGTCGTTCTGCCACACCGCGGCCTATCCAAAGCCGATCGACGTGACCACCCACCACACCCTGCCAGACTTCATCATGACCCGTGGCGGTGTATCGCTGCGTCCAGGCGACGGCATCATCCACAGCTGGTTGAACCGCATGCTGCTGCCGGACACCGTCGGCACCGGTGGTGACTCCCACACCCGTTTCCCGATGGGCATTTCGTTCCCGGCCGGTTCCGGTCTGGTCGCATTCGCCGCAGCCACTGGCGTCATGCCACTGGACATGCCGGAATCGATCCTGGTGCGCTTCAAAGGCAAAATGAAACCTGGCATTACCCTGCGCGACCTGGTTCATGCCATTCCTTACTACGCGATCCAATCGGGTCTCCTGACTGTAGAGAAGAAAGGCAAAAAGAACGCCTTCTCCGGCCGCATCCTGGAAATCGAAGGCCTGAATGACCTGACGCTGGAGCAGGCTTTCGAGCTGTCCGACGCCTCGGCTGAACGTTCGGCTGCCGGTTGCACCATCAAGCTGTCGAAAGAGTCGATCACCGAGTACCTGAACTCCAACATCACCCTGCTGCGCTGGATGATCGGTGAAGGCTACGGTGACCCACGCACCCTGGAACGTCGCGCCCAAGCGATGGAAGCCTGGGTCAAGAACCCTGAGCTGATGGAAGCCGATGCCGACGCGGAATACGCTGAAATCATCGAGATCGACCTGGCCGAGATCAACGAGCCGATCCTCTGCGCACCGAATGACCCGGACGATGCCCGTCTACTGTCGAGCGTTGCCGGCGAGAAGATCGACGAAGTGTTCATCGGTTCGTGCATGACCAACATCGGCCACTTCCGCGCTGCCGGTAAGCTGCTGGAGCAGGTCAAGGGCCAGCTGCCAACCCGTCTGTGGCTGTCGCCGCCGACCAAGATGGACGCTCACCAACTGACCGAAGAAGGCTACTACGGCATCTACGGCAAGGCTGGCGCGCGCATGGAAATGCCCGGCTGCTCGTTGTGCATGGGTAACCAGGCACGTGTAGAGCCGAACTCGACCGTTGTGTCGACATCGACCCGTAACTTCCCGAACCGTCTGGGTGACGGCGCTAACGTCTACCTGGCTTCGGCCGAGCTGGCGGCAGTGGCTTCTACCCTGGGTCGCCTGCCGACCGTCGAAGAGTACATGGGCTACGCGGCGAAACTGGACACCATGGCCAGTGACGTTTACCGCTACCTGAACTTCGACCAGATTGCTGAGTTTCGTAAGATCGCAGCTAGCGCCAACATCCCGGTGATTCAGGCCTAA